TATTCCTCTCCAAATGCCGTGCGTAACGCCATCAGATCTGAACTTCGTGGACCTGGACAACTGTTTGGTTACCGCTCGATGTGGCAAGTACTTAAACAAAAGTACAATCTTCGAGTGAAGAGAGATGATGTGATGAATTTCCTCCGGGAGCTTAATCCTCGAGGGTGTGAGAACAGAGCACGCAGGAGGTTTACAAGAAGAACCTATCACTCAATGGGACCTAACTATATGTGGCACGCAGATGGTTATGACAAACTTAAGCCATTCGGTTTGGCCATTTCGGGATGCATAGATGGATTTTCACGTAAAGTATGGTGGCTTGAATGTGGACCTACAAATAACAACCCAACAGTGATTGCTCACTATTTCATGTCATGTGTGCGAAACCTCGGAGTCATCCCCATGAGACTGAGGACTGATTGCGGCACTGAGAATGGAATAATGGCTGCAATTCAATGTACCCTACGCCACCATCACAGTGACTACTACTCTGGAGCGTCCAGCCACATGTACGGCTCATCTATGAATAACCAGCGTATTGAGTCCTGGTGGTCTATATTTAGAAAGGGAAGGTGAGTTGTCTTCATAAAGGGTCATTGCGTCTTTAGTCATTCGATTTTTCTTCTCAGGAACGAGTGATGAAAAATGAGCACAATAAAGATCAATAagtaatgtaaaacaaatccTTCCCTTCAGGAAAAGTAGttgtttctgaaaaaaaaaaaaaaatgaccaaAAGATGCACAGACCATAAATGTCATTACAACTaaacttatattttattattcaaacatGTATATACTTGAAAGTATAACTGAACATTTTATCCATTTCTATAGGTCTCAGTTCTGGATGGAGTTATTTGCAGACCTTAGAGATGCTGGATACTTCAACGGGAGCCATGAGCATCAGTGCCTATTGAGGTATTGCTTCGGTGACGTTCTTCAGAAGGACCTGGATGAGTGTGTGAAACTGTGGAACAGTCACAGGATTCGCCCTTCCAGAACAGCAGCATGTCCAGGAGGAGTGCCCCATGAACTCTACTACTTACCACACAGGTGATACATTGGTGATAAACAGATCAAAGTATTAATATAACATTAACTTAAATTATGTATTCTATTTAACATAGGTTTGGCTCCAGAGACTGTGGATTTCGAATTGAACAGGCTGAACTGGATGCCCTTCCTGAGGCTAGCCTGTCAATGACTCCTTGTGGGGACCCACACATGCAGGAGTACCTGGACTCtgccatggaacacagtcaGTTACAGAAGCCTGAGAACTGGGAGTCTGCATCAGAACTGTACATGAGACTAAAAGAAATGGCTCATCTATGAAATGATCAAAGTTTTTTTCTTTAGTGGTGAAACACTGAATTGTGTTCAGACAGGCAGCAGTGTATAAgtgtattacatttaatataaatattaaatttaAGTGTGAAGTAAATGAATCAtagtaaaaagtatttattacaCTTTCtagtatagaaaacaaaagttatTGTTTCTTTATCTAAAACAGCGATTCACAAAGTGAACATGAACACTATATTCATAATATAGAACATATAACATATatagtatacagtatacatattATACTGTAAGATAGAAACAAATTAAGCAACTGCACTTTAAAGTGCATCTTTAACAACTTTTTCAGGATTAGTTCACCTCAAAATGAAGATGTCCTAATAATTTACTCCAATGCCATCCAAGATATCCATGTCTTTCTTTCCTCAGTGGAagagaaattatgttttttgagGAAAACATGTCTGGATGTTTCTCCGAATAGTGGACTTCAATGGACTCCAACTTTTTGCAGTCCAAATCAATGCGGTTCCAAAGGTCTTTGAAGAGCTTTGACGGGCTGTGCACTACCCCAGCTGAAGAAGAGGGTCTTATCTATGTGAACCGATctgtcattttctttaaaaaagtaATATATATACTCAATCTGAACAATTGCAGTTAAAAAGTATAggaattataattgtttttagaaaatgacCATTCGTTTTGCTAGATCAGCTGGGATCGTTCACCAGCCCGTTGAAGCACTTCAAAGACCATTGGAACTGCATTGATTTGGACTGCAAAACGTTGGAGTCCATTGAAGTCCACTATTCGAAGAAACATCCAGACATGTTTTCCTCAAAAAACTTAATTTCTCTGCCACTGAGGAAAGAAACACATGGATATCTTGGATGGCATTGGAGTAAATTATTAGGACATTTTCATTGAGGTGAACTAATCCTTTAACTCTAGGGGTCATCCATCATATAGCTTAGAAACAGCCAAATCCTGGACTATTTTGAATTCCAAAGTCCATTTGTGACTTAAACAAAGTGTAAGAGTCTAGAAGTGGTAATCTCAAGGAGTTTGAACATGTATTTGCCATTGGGAATGCAGAGTCATCGAGGAACTCTATTTGTGGCAGTGGTTCCAAGCCAGATGGGGGAAGTGAAGACAGCCCAGTagcaaacatcaaaacatcttCCACAGACACAGCAGCATGGCTttctgcaaagaaaaacaattcaaaTACATCATTGCCATGTGTTTAACTagttctaaaaaataaataaatgaactaaCAAACCTTCACAATCAAGGAGATAGTCTGCCCAGTAGGCCATGGTTTGACTTTCCTTAAGTCTTCGATTACTCCCCGAAGGACTGAGGTCAGGTTTGAAGAGACACTCAAGTTCAAAAGCAGTGAGTCGCCTTTCAGAGTGGCACAGGACAGGGGCCAGCAAAGTAGGGTGTTGCTGTAGTGCAGTCAAAAACTCCAGGGTTGAAAGACCGTCTCTGAATCTACAGAGTGAACACAAACATTGTTTCACTGCTGTGTAGAGCTAATTGAATTCAAATGATCTACAGAAAACTATTAAATATTCTCTTCTGTACAATTACTAACCACCTTAACAAACATACATTTGGTGGAAAGTGGTTGTTGAAAATTGATATAAGAAACCCTATTTTTGCATTGCACATTTAATGTTAATTGTTACAAACTAAGtataacacagaaacaaaagcctgaaatgaaacaggCGGCTGAGGTGGCTTGAGCACTCATACGATGCCTtcagaaagtctacacaccccatgCACTTTTTCAAGACTGTTGTGTTAtatattcaatttaaaatagtaatatttatatttttcctcagtctacacacaataaatcataatgacaaagcaaaaacaggtttttagataTTGTAGCAAATTTTATATAAAttttaaactgaaatatcacatttgcACAAGTTATTGAACCATTTTCTCAGTACGCAGTTTAAACACCTTTGGAAATAATTCCAGCCTGGATTCCTCGCCCATGAACATCCCCACACTCTTTATATCagattttatattatataatatattcagGGACACTCACAAGAGATACTAAAGCATCTCTCCATGTCATGATCTCTACGAGAACTGAGGCCAGAAATAGATTCAGATCACTTTAAGGGGTAACTGGACTGATTTTCCTCTATGGAAGAGTTAGTCAGGAGGAGAAACTTGAGATCTAATTTCTGTGTTTGCTTCGTCATTATGatgtattgtgtgtatattgatgaGGAAAttgattaatatatattttaaattgaatcTATAAGGTGTGAAGACTTAATGAAGGCACTGTAGTTTGACAGAGAATGAAGCAAAATCACTTATCAGATGAAATACACTAAGGGACAAAGTCTGTCACAGTGACAAATTGATAACAGATATAGATCCTTGCAAAACCAAAGATGGGGACCATGAggcatttcaaacaaaaaattCTTACATAAAAAAGTAGAAAATCTCATCTCACCTGTCAATTACAGATGAGTTGCGGtcaataatataccattggaggTAGTCTGACACGATTTGTTTCTTTTCATCCACAGTAGCCACATGTCTCAGACAACCTGCTGTCTGTAACATTGTGCTGTGTCTCATCATACATTCTCGCAGAGCATCCAATGAAGCAGCATTCTCAATCTGAAAGACATGGAAATGGGCATAAACACCCCACTAAATAACTGTGTGCACTGTATCTCTTTGCCTATTTTTTAATGACATAGTGTAGCATCTTACACTATCAAAAACGaataaattaatgaaataaGTTATTCACGTCATATAAGAAGTAAACATTCTCTCAAAACACTGCAAGAACTTTGTAAAATTCTGCCCTGCCATACTTTTTTCATAGCCTTATGCTATTCTCACCTCTTGCAAAGCTTTTcctatttcttcatcagttattaaattatttgttgCATGGAATGAAGGCTGGCCTGCAAGATAATGTACAAGATCTTCCGACAGGAAATGGGGTCCTGGACCTCCATGCACAACTGACACAGCAATCATCTTTCCTGCCATGTAGTATTCATCCTCCCTAACAGCTGTGAATTAATTCAtatagcaaaataaaaacaatggatTACTGTATAATGTGTATCACATATGTCATGTGATATATATCAATGAGCATTAACCAAACATTAGTAGCCTATAGTACACATCTAACCAATATGCATACCATTTGCATTGTAGACCCAGAACCGATGTCCTTCTGGTCCATCAAAAATGGGCCGGTCTTTTAGGTGTTTCATTAGTAGAGTTAAAAACTCTCGTCTTGGACCACCAGTGTCAATTCCCTCTTCCAGAACACCAGTATCATCAGTAAATTTCACCAGCATGTCACAGGTCTCAGAATATGTTGTACGCTTGAAACCTCTGACTGCCCCATCCCAAACATTAGCCCTTGAGATGTTGAACTGGCTGACTTTTTTATGATCAATAGGAAGCGACAGGTTTGCTACGATGTCAGATAATGCAATGTCCGTTTCCTCTCTGCAATGACAAAGTGACTTCATGTGGTTATTCCAGATATACCAAAACTATTGTATAGTGAAAAAACTAGAGTGCTATAATCAAAAGCTGACATATTACCTTGCTGTGTGTTGGAAATTCTTCACATTGACAACAACCGGCTCTTCGTCCTCTTTGGTGAATACAGGTCTGTGTATTTACTGTTGGGAAATTACCATTTCCATGTTAAAacatattacaaacaaaaatgtcttcCCCATGTAATCAGTTAATAAATTAAAAGTGTCGttatcttatttatttttttacttacctgTAGAAAGACGTTTATTCTGGATTTGTTTCAGGTGCATCCAGATCCTCAGCATCAGATATTACTATctgaaaaacagattaaaatatctgaaacaacaaaaccaaaagCAAGAAATGTCATTCTGTCACTATCTGCTTCCTTACCTGTCCTGGCTGAATTGTTGATGATTGTCCTGGTGCATCTCTGAAACatgataaaacataaaaattattAGCTCCATGATAAAAGCTATAAGGTACTTTTGTAGACATGATGTAGACATCTTAAAACCAGCAGGTGTCCTTCAGGCCTACAATAATCAAATCATGTAAACATTATGTATACAGCCAAGTTTCATATTGGTTGATTACCacttggaaaaaaaacacattgtctcTCATTACATATATTTAACTCCCTGATAAAGACTAGATGCAGAAACGTGTCAGAGTTCTTTTAGTTGGTTCTGGATGACCGTGCCACTTCAATAAAGGCCTATAGTACCTATATAGGATCGACACTGCTGTGGGACAATGGATACCCCCCACTTAAttctcacattttttttttattggtttggTTAATTTGTGTTTATTCACCTGCAAGAGCAACTGTATTTCAGTAGGTTTATTCTGTGATGTTAAGTAAAGCTCACACAGGCAGCTGTGGGTCCTTTAGGTAGGGAGCGAGGGGGCAccccagtcagttacagaaacAGCCGATAGCATGTAGCAACATTGAGCTTATGTGCagcaatataaatgtatgtataatgtGTATGTGAATAAGTAGTGAAATATCTGCTAGTTGTTTTATCAGTTTTGTaagttaaatgaaaataaaattgcaatTTACCTGGTGGTGAAAGCACTGTAGcccaataaaatatgtattattattatcatttccAGTCAAGAAGTAAAGAAATAATTTCAAGCCATGCACGCCTGAAAGTTCCTTTGTGTCCTAGCGTGCAACACCTACCTTTCATCTTCCAGTTTGTATTTGGGAGTACTTTGATTTTGTGGTTCAAAAACCTGAGAGGAAACAGATAAAATGATCAACAGCTTTCAACAGCTTCCGTTATTTTTCCATtaccacatacagtatatatcaatgattaatgtttgtctgtgttactgtataaaaGTAACTGCAAAATAATCAAAACAAGCCTTTTTTCACTAAGATATTGATATTGACCAGGACATTGATGTTATCCTTAAAATCCAATGAACATCTAATAAAttatatgaaaacaaataaatacaaacatacataaaagtttaaaaaaagtgaaataacTGATGTACCAAAGTGTCAGCTCGATTTAATTCAGCTCTGCTCCTTGTTGTGATGACAATTTCAGAATCAGAATCGGAGGTATCGtactctgaaaaaaataaatcaaaccaCCATTAAATCCAGCAGAGTATCTAAACATATGTAAACATATTGAATTATGAGATCCACTAACCTCTTTTATAGTGTTTCTCAAGGCAAATGAAAAAAGTTATCCTGGAATATGCCTTTCCTATTTCCTTTTTATATTCTGCCAATTTAAATGAACTTTCTGACCCAGGCACATGGACCACCTCTGAGCAGTCTGGATACAAAAGGACATAAGGTCCTTCGGGCATGTCCTTGTTAAATGTTCTCAATTTCTGGACAGCTTGTTTGAGTAGATCAGGTGCTGCTATCTCTGGGTCTGTAAATAACGGGAGTGTTTTCCCTCTTAGAGGTTTTAAATCAGTTCCATCAGTTCCATGTGGCCCCATCAATCCTACGTTTATCTAGTAAAATAAAGATATAATTAAtgtaaaggttaaataaatatacacacacacacacacacacacacacacacacacacacaaatacataaaaaacattgcaaaattgtATGGGACGGTCAGTACTTACCTGGACGTGTTTTCTTTCCTTAGGcttatattttccttttggcccataGTTAAAAGACTGTCGTTCTTGTGACTTCGAGCTTCTGTACTCCATGAACTGTTTGTATGATGGGCATGGGTTGTTCTGCTGAAATGGACagagtttcaaaataaaaaagtagaAGCCTCTCGAAAAATCATTAGCATTACTACTGACTTTTATTCACATGTCCTCAGGTAGGTAGCGTTTTGCTACACTTAACAAGTTACTTTGCTTACCACTGTGTCCGGCTGTCGAGAAGTCCCCGGTTTCTCCAATGTTTCAGTCTGGTTCACGTCCTTTAAAAACTCCAAACAACGACCACACGCAAAGCAGAACCGCGTTAAGCTGGTCATGTGTTTGCCACAAAACGGGCAAAACATTCCTCGGCCGGAGTCCATGTTCAGTCACCAAAAACTTCATTAAACTTCATACGACAACACGAATTGACCGCGCTCACCAACAACACCTATCACCCGCTTTCACCTAGTCACTTCCGGTATGTGGTACATTCCCTTTCCGTGAAGAATCTAtcatttgtaaatttgtttcGGGACTGGTAAAAGTGTTTTGCGTCTTGTTATTTtggtttctaaaatgttattttgttttctaaaatgtcaatttgttttgtccttgGTAAAAGTGTTTAGCCcatggatttgtgttttatggtaggtaaaaatgttttccaaaatgtaattttgtgtcGGGCTTTGTAAAAGTGTTTCATTCTTGTAATGTTGCTTTGCACTTCTCGGCCACCGtagacatgagtgcttacagtgtggaaaacaataacatgaaatgtatgttaacaacatgcatagatgtattaaacaaatacgcatggattcgcatgctgagaaataaaagcgctatagaggtaaagcgagcatttgaagacattaaaagaaggaagaacacttgtccaaacggacaaggggaaggagttttttaattcacattttgaaatgttgatgaagtacaacataaaacattttgctacaggaaatgatgtcaaagcgagcatcgttgagaggtttaataaaacaattaaatcacgaatgtggaggtatctgacagctgccaacacaaatcgctatgttgaggtttagtttgttttagttcgtgggtacaaccatagctaccatcggtctattaagatgaagcctgctgacgtttgtgaagaaaacgtTAGATTAgctctcaagaacctgtatggcacaacattaacgagaaatggtaatcaaagctacaagttccaggttggggatactgtgagacttttacaaaaggctatgaaaaagggttcacagatgaatattttacaataacagaatgcattcctcgggtacctcctgtatatagaataaaagattacgatggtgatgtgatagttgggaccttttatgaacaggaattgctgaaaataattgtggctaaggataaaacatttaaagtggaagcagttttgaatgagaaagtacagaaggggaggaaaatgtgtcttgccaaatggcttggttggcctgagaaattcaacagctggataccatcagAACAaatggttgacctagaaactggataaaactccaggatttacaggatcacataatttacattgactgcgatcagcatgggtgacggtggcttctacataacgctccccagtaactcatcgagacatgtctatccaagcaacacgagtttgtgctataccacaaaatttgccaaaggtatagatttgaaaggcgattgggaagtatctttgatagagttccaatacccgcatacatggaagacttttacatggggtgaaaacgcatttgaactacatgacttgaataacgacaaaacttggaaatatgaactcaacaccggttattacagcagcatattaaaactagtgatagagctcaacagtcatataaaaacacatggtataTCGGTGGGGTATGATGAATTtgaaaatagaatgtttctaaaaggtgagccccagtttagtttgaaatttagtgcaaagctggaacagatattggggttaaaaccaggcgagcggtgttACGCCCCATGGTatggaacataccccacagatattctggcggtgtttaacaccctatacatttacacagatataattgattatcaacgcgttggtgacagtcatgtcccactgctgcgaactgtacatattgcatggagaaagaacgaagttgtcacagtgacgtacgacaagccacactacatacctcttagtaagagtcaatttgatgagatctgtattgaagtaaaatctgatcaaaaccagctggtttcatttgtagtgggtaaggtgattgcaaaattacacttcagacccgtcaaacaatcttttagagtttaagatgcagccgcagaagctctatgatgatccttgaaggtatgttgaatactacataacacaggccggtaacggtttaccggggtatcatggtacctcagcaatgtatggggccggtcaagggggccttttccgagggcttttccggatggcaatatcTTTTTTGAAGCgtgggttctccatagcaaaaccacatctgaagagtgcggctaggaatatagttggcgatgttgtcaacagtgttatgtcacgacaaagaAAACAGCAGGActgttctggattgatggttatgtctcgaggtgttagaaagagaccacctggtaggcggagccaaggttaaaagaggacatacaccccggaggacactcaaaggcaACACGGCtaagctgattaagaatatattttagaaagatggcactcctacaccaaatgtctggcgaatgtatgaagacagagttggatttattcccAGTCCCCTTctcacagacatctattgagaaaaatacatacattgaaataccgatcCTAtaagcaatatcagacgcagcccctctggagttctttattgccgggaatggcgaagactacgttgatctaaacaatactttgttgtacctacgtgcaaaagtcactaaaccggacagaactaatattgatgccggagcacgtgttggggttatcaactatccgatagcctccctattttcacaagtggatgtctccttgggtgatcgtttaattagccagagtagcaacacatacccctacagagccgttatagagagcattctgaattatgtgatacattaaagacacagttttcagctgggttgttttacaaggatgccgcaggtcacatggatgttacggaccctgcaggcgagaacgatggacttacgaaaagggcagcctattcggcggatagcacaacatttgaaatgatcggccctgttcatagcgatatcttctttcaagagaaacgtatgttaaacggcgttgacataaaggttaggatggtgcgcggtaaagatgagttctgccttatgggggtcggggatgtgcgttatcatttgcatatattatcagcgtcactatttgtcaagaaagtgtctgtttcgccagccgtgaaacttggacacgctcaagcg
The Esox lucius isolate fEsoLuc1 chromosome 21, fEsoLuc1.pri, whole genome shotgun sequence DNA segment above includes these coding regions:
- the LOC114829917 gene encoding uncharacterized protein LOC114829917, coding for MDSGRGMFCPFCGKHMTSLTWFCFACGRCLEFLKDVDQTEKPNIMHHCVQYFNEGHSYAVIVDMMSSLHGVNISLRTLKSKLNEAGLYRRKDYSSPNAVRNAIRSELRGPGQLFGYRSMWQVLKQKYNLRVKRDDVMNFLRELNPRGCENRARRRFTRRTYHSMGPNYMWHADGYDKLKPFGLAISGCIDGFSRKVWWLECGPTNNNPTVIAHYFMSCVRNLGVIPMRLRTDCGTENGIMAAIQCTLRHHHSDYYSGASSHMYGSSMNNQRIESWWSIFRKGRSQFWMELFADLRDAGYFNGSHEHQCLLRYCFGDVLQKDLDECVKLWNSHRIRPSRTAACPGGVPHELYYLPHRFGSRDCGFRIEQAELDALPEASLSMTPCGDPHMQEYLDSAMEHSQLQKPENWESASELYMRLKEMAHL
- the LOC114829912 gene encoding G2/M phase-specific E3 ubiquitin-protein ligase-like, which codes for MDSGRGMFCPFCGKHMTSLTRFCFACGRCLEFLKDVNQTETLEKPGTSRQPDTVQNNPCPSYKQFMEYRSSKSQERQSFNYGPKGKYKPKERKHVQINVGLMGPHGTDGTDLKPLRGKTLPLFTDPEIAAPDLLKQAVQKLRTFNKDMPEGPYVLLYPDCSEVVHVPGSESSFKLAEYKKEIGKAYSRITFFICLEKHYKREYDTSDSDSEIVITTRSRAELNRADTLVFEPQNQSTPKYKLEDEREETDIALSDIVANLSLPIDHKKVSQFNISRANVWDGAVRGFKRTTYSETCDMLVKFTDDTGVLEEGIDTGGPRREFLTLLMKHLKDRPIFDGPEGHRFWVYNANAVREDEYYMAGKMIAVSVVHGGPGPHFLSEDLVHYLAGQPSFHATNNLITDEEIGKALQEIENAASLDALRECMMRHSTMLQTAGCLRHVATVDEKKQIVSDYLQWYIIDRNSSVIDRFRDGLSTLEFLTALQQHPTLLAPVLCHSERRLTAFELECLFKPDLSPSGSNRRLKESQTMAYWADYLLDCEESHAAVSVEDVLMFATGLSSLPPSGLEPLPQIEFLDDSAFPMANTCSNSLRLPLLDSYTLFKSQMDFGIQNSPGFGCF